In a genomic window of Choristoneura fumiferana chromosome 19, NRCan_CFum_1, whole genome shotgun sequence:
- the LOC141438634 gene encoding vinculin-like: MIFKKLPEPDQPIYNAARNLHAAVREWSARDNEIVAVAKRSAVLMAKLSDYMHADFDIKCNAQSTNNDKKREVLSTSKAIVAASHEVARLARKLALECTDMRIRTNLLQVCDQIPTISGQLKMLTTVKGSSLGHQGTEETSKQ; the protein is encoded by the exons ATGATATTCAAGAAACTGCCAGAGCCTGACCAGCCCATATAC AACGCGGCGCGTAATCTCCACGCGGCGGTACGTGAGTGGTCCGCCCGGGACAACGAGATAGTGGCCGTGGCCAAGCGGAGCGCCGTGCTCATGGCCAAACTGTCTGACTACATGCATGCAG ATTTTGACATCAAATGCAACGCTCAATCAACGAACAATG ACAAGAAGCGTGAGGTGCTATCGACATCGAAGGCGATCGTGGCGGCATCTCACGAGGTCGCGAGGCTCGCGCGCAAGCTCGCTCTGGAGTGCACAGACATGCGGATACGGACC aaCCTATTGCAAGTTTGCGACCAAATACCGACCATCAGCGGGCAACTTAAGATGCTGACCACAGTCAAAGGTTCATCGTTGGGACATCAAG GAACCGAAGAGACATCGAAGCAATGA
- the LOC141438633 gene encoding uncharacterized protein, which translates to MRDGLTLPPVPQGAQQPLQKIDHKNILPDFDPSTKNQRIDIWLKKVNECASVYGWDERTTTHFAMQKLQGLAKTWYQSLNTILFTWPEWQEKLISAFPCEQNYGQTLEDMIKRKSKFNEPIEVYYYEKLSLINQCEIEGRRAVDCIIHGLSDRGLRLGALALRCSQPDQLLQYLLSNKDPNQFSGGDRLPLRNKNFSNTNVNNARSEGKPTPPIGCYNCREKGHSFLYCPKPLVRCTQCNKVGHTAEKCYSKTVKERYPMPIIEDEIARLAGQGCFITLDLTSGYYQVPISEQSKHLTSFVTPDGQYEFNRMPFGLANAPAVFQRMINTILGSARFSKATAYIDDILILERILLSVWSG; encoded by the exons atgagGGATGGTTTGACATTACCGCCCGTACCTCAAGGCGCTCAACAACCGCTCCAAAAGATagatcataaaaatattttacctgaTTTCGATCCTTCTACCAAGAATCAGCGCATTGATATTTGGTTAAAGAAGGTCAACGAGTGCGCTTCAGTGTACGGGTGGGATGAACGAACTACTACTCATTTCGCTATGCAGAAATTGCAAGGTCTGGCCAAGACGTGGTACCAAAGTCTTAATACGATTCTTTTTACCTGGCCAGAGTGGCAGGAAAAGTTAATTAGCGCGTTTCCATGCGAGCAAAACTATGGACAGACCTTGGAAGACATGATTAAAAGAAAAAGCAAATTTAATGAACCTATAGAAGTGtattattacgaaaaattaagtctTATAAATCAATGTGAAATAGAAGGTAGACGTGCCGTAGACTGTATAATACACGGTCTCAGTGATAGGGGACTTAGGTTAGGTGCGTTGGCGCTACGCTGCTCCCAGCCCGATCAATTATTGCAATACTTGCTTAGTAATAAAGACCCTAATCAATTTAGCGGTGGGGACAGACTCCCACTTAGGAATAAAAACTTTAGTAACACTAACGTTAACAATGCGAGGTCGGAGGGTAAGCCAACACCGCCAATCGGGTGTTATAATTGTAGGGAAAAGGGTCATAGCTTTTTGTACTGCCCTAAACCGTTGGTAAGATGCACGCAGTGCAATAAAGTAGGCCACACTGCCGAAAAATGCTATAGCAAGACAG TTAAAGAAAGGTACCCGATGCCCATCATTGAAGACGAGATAGCCCGTCTTGCTGGGCAGGGGTGCTTCATAACTCTCGACCTCACATCAGGCTACTATCAGGTACCCATTTCGGAGCAGAGTAAACATCTCACCTCTTTTGTGACACCGGACGGACAATATGAGTTTAACCGGATGCCGTTCGGCTTAGCGAATGCGCCTGCCGTGTTTCAACGGATGATCAACACCATTTTAGGTTCTGCTCGCTTCAGTAAAGCTACAGCGTACATAGATGATATTCTGATCTTGGAAAGGATTCTACTGAGTGTCTGGAGCGGCTAG
- the LOC141438582 gene encoding uncharacterized protein, whose protein sequence is MSEEQYFEDCLTSDNYQSDWERVKVQYDNATRNDERIKRSHKSNGSDISNNTVKSMKSQHDCEKSTCSSACQSRRFRLPKFELRKFDGNTKNWIGFWCQFQKIDSDDTMDDGDKFQYLYQCTVPDTPARELVDSFPPSGANYKQAIEQLKSRFARDDMLIDIYVRELLNLVLAQAKGNTSYKLGHLYNKLNTQLLALQSLGVTIDKYAVLLFPLVESALPESVLRAWERSQVHEEKGDEHLNRLMQFLKSEAESEERIQLARSGIASGDCLPSVCSQPTAACLVSTEDAGKKICCVWCEKASHNSFECYKANKMSYEARREALNKKGACFICLKTGHNTKKCKNFSKCLFCSKRHAVLMCPDIKASIQNENVKTFKDGTSNLNNNIAQNKAGTTLLQTFMVNIISDNKCIQVRAFIDTGAQRSYLRRDIIEDLGLKPVSKETLSHCLFGGIETKKQSFNCYEFTVASLDNEFQCKITALDKSTICGYIPRLNTNHELFQELKKHNIALSDVGEEATPTIGLLIGADYAGFLLTDSFIRLNNNLVAMKNKFGWTLQGPIMNACSVMTNVVSANLQLSELWDLETLGIRDPAEVASKTKSDSIIMDQFRNSIKINNEGRYEVDLPWKPNHGELLDNKQLAERRLMSTTQRLLKLNEFDNYCQVFEDWLKEGVIEEVNDTARPKHYLSHHAVIKSSSLTTRVRPVFDASARDRNGNSLNSFLEKGINCLELIPKLTDQI, encoded by the coding sequence ATGTCCGAAGAGCAGTATTTTGAGGATTGTTTGACCAGCGATAATTATCAATCCGACTGGGAGCGCGTAAAAGTACAATACGATAATGCTACCCGGAACGACGAACGCATAAAAAGGTCACATAAATCTAACGGCAGTGATATATCAAATAACACAGTGAAGAGTATGAAGTCTCAGCATGATTGTGAGAAATCGACATGCAGTTCAGCGTGTCAGTCGAGACGGTTCCGGCTACCTAAATTTGAATTACGGAAGTTTGACGGAAACACGAAGAATTGGATTGGTTTTTGGTGTCAATTTCAAAAGATCGATAGCGACGACACAATGGACGACGGAGATaagtttcagtatttatatcaGTGCACTGTTCCAGATACTCCAGCAAGAGAACTCGTCGATAGCTTTCCTCCATCGGGAGCTAACTACAAACAAGCTATTGAACAGTTAAAGTCCAGATTTGCGCGTGATGACATGCTTATCGACATCTACGTAAGGGAACTTCTTAACCTTGTACTAGCGCAAGCAAAAGGTAATACCTCCTATAAATTAGGCCActtatacaataaattaaatacgcaGTTACTAgcacttcaaagtttaggtgTCACTATAGATAAATACGCCGTTTTATTATTTCCTTTAGTTGAGTCCGCCTTACCCGAATCTGTTTTAAGAGCGTGGGAGAGGTCTCAAGTACACGAGGAGAAGGGCGACGAGCATCTCAACCGGCTCATGCAGTTCCTGAAAAGCGAAGCGGAGTCGGAGGAGCGGATCCAGCTCGCGCGCAGCGGCATAGCATCGGGTGACTGTTTACCTAGCGTTTGTTCGCAACCGACCGCGGCATGCCTGGTGTCTACGGAAGATGCAGGTAAGAAGATTTGTTGCGTTTGGTGTGAAAAGGCATCGCATAACAGCTTCGAGTGCTACAAGGCTAACAAGATGTCGTATGAAGCTAGGAGGgaagcattaaataaaaagggAGCTTGTTTTATTTGTCTAAAGACGGGACATAATACgaaaaagtgcaaaaatttcTCGAAATGCCTTTTCTGTTCCAAACGTCATGCTGTATTAATGTGCCCTGACATTAAAGCGTCAattcaaaatgaaaatgttaaaaCTTTCAAAGACGGAACGTCAAATTTGAATAACAATATAGCCCAAAATAAGGCTGGTACTACACTGTTGCAAACGTTTATGGTAAATATTATTAGCGATAATAAATGCATACAGGTACGGGCATTTATTGATACGGGCGCACAAAGATCGTATTTACGTCGCGATATTATTGAGGATTTAGGTCTTAAACCTGTCAGCAAAGAAACTTTGTCACACTGTCTCTTCGGCGGGATTGAAACTAAGAAGCAGTCGTTTAACTGCTACGAATTCACTGTCGCGAGCCTAGACAACGAGTTTCAATGCAAGATTACTGCGCTTGACAAATCCACGATCTGCGGCTACATACCTCGTTTGAACACAAACCACGAATTGTTTCAAGAGTTGAAGAAACATAACATCGCGTTGAGTGACGTCGGCGAAGAGGCTACGCCCACCATCGGGTTGCTAATCGGCGCAGACTATGCAGGCTTTTTGCTCACTGACAGTTTCATACGTCTGAACAATAACCTCGTggcaatgaaaaataaatttggatgGACACTTCAAGGGCCCATAATGAACGCATGCAGTGTAATGACGAACGTAGTATCGGCTAACTTGCAATTATCGGAGCTTTGGGATTTAGAAACTCTTGGAATACGAGACCCGGCGGAAGTCGCAAGCAAGACGAAGTCTGACTCTATCATAATGGACCAGTTTAGAAATTCGATCAAAATCAACAACGAAGGACGGTACGAAGTAGATTTACCGTGGAAACCAAATCATGGAGAGCTTCTTGACAACAAACAGTTAGCTGAACGAAGATTGATGTCAACAACACAGAGACTTCTAAAGCTGAACGAGTTTGATAACTACTGTCAAGTCTTTGAAGATTGGTTGAAGGAGGGCGTAATTGAAGAGGTCAATGACACAGCGAGACCAAAACACTACCTGTCACATCACGCTGTCATAAAGAGCTCCAGCCTGACCACGAGAGTTCGTCCAGTTTTTGACGCGTCTGCTCGAGATCGTAATGGGAATTCTCTCAACTCGTTCCTAGAAAAGGGCATAAATTGTCTTGAACTCATTCCGAAACTTACTGatcaaatttag